The following proteins come from a genomic window of Halorussus halophilus:
- a CDS encoding DUF5789 family protein: MSDDPDPEREQRSARERQHERAEITEDLLGEAGAMLGEHKYPATSEELAAEYGDQRLDLPNETETLGSVFDRLVDERFESAEEAREAVYGEITGEAAGEEEYNDQRELDELDET, encoded by the coding sequence ATGAGTGACGACCCCGACCCGGAGCGTGAACAGCGGAGCGCACGCGAACGTCAGCACGAACGAGCCGAAATTACCGAGGACTTGCTCGGTGAGGCCGGAGCGATGCTCGGCGAACACAAGTACCCGGCGACCAGCGAAGAACTCGCCGCGGAGTACGGCGACCAGCGACTCGACCTGCCGAACGAGACGGAGACGTTGGGGAGCGTCTTCGACCGCCTCGTGGACGAGCGATTCGAGTCAGCCGAGGAGGCACGAGAGGCTGTCTACGGTGAGATTACTGGTGAGGCCGCTGGCGAGGAGGAATACAACGACCAGCGGGAGTTGGACGAGTTAGACGAGACCTGA
- a CDS encoding arylsulfotransferase family protein produces MLGLMVPIGSAYMQSGDKWTESRMENRSVEPTNSGITVVTTDAYGGGQIAAYDSNGDTIYYNNTYEYYHDVDPSDEGKTTVFYVATKEVSKEECHSEVKCRISVAERLNLTTGEVTRLWSDTRPKRGSSAIHDIDYVGDGKILVAEIGYPDGVTLYNTTTGDIEWKWRAEQDYKLSSGGKYPGDWTHINDVELLDDGRIMISVRNQDQVAFVKPGEGVLDNQTLGEDDNHDILFEAHNPDYINESNGGPSVLVADSENNRVIEYQKKGSEWKQSWVWRDAKMQWPRDADRLPNGNTLITDTNSDRVLEVNEKGKIVWSMKFPGPYEAERLGTGDESTGGKSAAALGLSSRNFGSGTAAESAEADYSLAETLVYGFLDLLPTQALHALLYVFPAWVGPLSAIAILGMAGLLLFWLLLELRWSKYTLSFAKPVRLGTHDASSGPTASNTMDSTLSGESDDD; encoded by the coding sequence ATGCTCGGCCTCATGGTCCCCATCGGGAGTGCCTACATGCAGAGCGGCGACAAGTGGACCGAATCGCGGATGGAGAACCGTTCGGTCGAACCCACCAACAGCGGGATAACCGTCGTCACGACCGACGCGTACGGTGGCGGCCAAATCGCGGCGTACGATTCCAACGGCGACACGATATACTACAACAACACGTACGAGTACTACCACGATGTGGACCCGAGCGACGAGGGGAAAACGACCGTCTTCTACGTCGCAACGAAAGAAGTGTCGAAAGAAGAGTGCCACTCGGAAGTGAAATGCCGCATCAGCGTGGCCGAGCGGCTCAATCTTACGACCGGTGAAGTGACTCGCCTCTGGTCGGACACTCGACCGAAGCGCGGTTCGAGCGCGATTCACGACATCGACTACGTCGGCGACGGCAAGATTCTCGTCGCGGAAATCGGCTACCCCGACGGCGTCACGCTCTACAATACGACGACCGGCGACATCGAGTGGAAGTGGCGCGCAGAGCAGGACTACAAACTTTCGAGCGGCGGCAAGTATCCGGGCGACTGGACACACATCAACGACGTCGAACTGCTCGACGACGGCCGCATCATGATCAGCGTCCGAAACCAAGACCAAGTCGCGTTCGTCAAACCTGGTGAAGGCGTGCTGGACAACCAGACGCTTGGCGAAGACGACAACCACGATATTCTCTTCGAAGCGCACAACCCCGACTACATCAACGAGTCGAACGGCGGCCCGTCGGTTCTCGTCGCCGACAGTGAGAACAATCGGGTCATCGAGTACCAGAAGAAAGGAAGCGAGTGGAAACAGTCCTGGGTCTGGCGAGACGCGAAGATGCAGTGGCCCCGCGACGCCGACCGCCTCCCGAACGGCAACACGCTCATCACCGACACGAACAGTGACCGCGTCCTCGAAGTCAACGAGAAAGGCAAAATCGTCTGGTCGATGAAGTTCCCCGGCCCGTACGAAGCAGAGCGTCTGGGTACCGGTGACGAGAGTACGGGCGGGAAGAGCGCGGCCGCGCTCGGATTGTCGTCGCGTAACTTCGGTAGCGGAACCGCCGCCGAGTCGGCCGAAGCCGACTACTCGCTCGCAGAGACCCTCGTCTACGGGTTCCTCGACTTGCTTCCGACGCAGGCACTGCACGCACTGCTGTACGTGTTCCCGGCGTGGGTCGGCCCGCTGAGCGCCATCGCTATCCTCGGCATGGCGGGTCTCTTGCTGTTCTGGCTGCTCCTCGAACTCCGCTGGAGCAAGTACACGCTCTCGTTCGCGAAACCGGTGCGACTCGGCACGCACGACGCGTCCAGTGGGCCGACAGCGTCGAACACGATGGACAGCACACTGAGCGGGGAGTCGGACGACGACTGA
- a CDS encoding IMP cyclohydrolase: MYVGRFVVVGPEVAAYRVSSRSFPNRKIIERDGALTVGPTEDAPETDNPYISYNCARRVERDSTERARDGQPRADAAVVGNGSHVDPITEKLQLGYPARDALAESLLALDYEKDDYDTPRIAGVVGSEENGGAYVGTVRKDALLVREVTEPTLVATYEKDAPEPFDFAAETASVAATAAYDLDFEHAVCAAGVARTDDGFEFAVENGDGN, from the coding sequence ATGTACGTCGGACGCTTCGTCGTCGTCGGTCCCGAAGTCGCGGCCTACCGCGTCTCCTCGCGGTCGTTCCCGAACCGAAAGATAATCGAGCGCGACGGTGCCCTGACCGTCGGGCCGACTGAAGACGCTCCGGAGACGGACAACCCCTACATCTCGTACAACTGCGCGCGTCGGGTCGAACGCGACTCGACCGAACGCGCTCGCGATGGTCAACCGCGAGCGGACGCCGCTGTCGTCGGCAACGGGTCGCACGTAGACCCCATCACCGAGAAACTGCAACTAGGCTACCCCGCGCGTGACGCGCTCGCAGAGAGTCTGCTCGCACTCGACTACGAGAAGGACGACTACGACACGCCCCGGATTGCGGGCGTGGTCGGTAGCGAGGAGAACGGCGGCGCCTACGTCGGCACTGTCCGCAAAGACGCCTTGCTCGTCCGCGAAGTCACCGAACCGACGCTCGTGGCGACCTACGAGAAAGACGCGCCGGAGCCGTTCGACTTCGCTGCCGAAACCGCTTCCGTCGCCGCGACCGCGGCGTACGACCTCGACTTCGAACACGCAGTCTGTGCCGCGGGCGTCGCTCGAACCGACGACGGCTTCGAGTTCGCCGTCGAGAACGGCGACGGAAACTAA
- a CDS encoding metallophosphoesterase family protein yields MKVGVLSDVHSNRVALDAVLADMPDVDALVCAGDVVGYNPWPGDCIDTLREREIPTVMGNHDRAVASDSGFRFNDMAAAGVEHAKQRLSESQLAWLESLPTTRREFGDRVYVVHGHPNDPDHYTRPEEFSPDLLGDEDVLIMGHTHIQHHEVYDEGIVMNPGSVGQPRDRNPEAAYAVLDLDDLSVEEQRVSYDVEDVQRAVEDAGLPEQIGRRLSAGR; encoded by the coding sequence ATGAAAGTCGGGGTCCTCTCGGACGTTCACTCGAACAGGGTCGCACTCGACGCAGTGTTGGCCGACATGCCGGACGTGGACGCGCTGGTCTGTGCGGGCGACGTGGTCGGCTACAACCCGTGGCCCGGCGACTGTATCGATACGCTTCGCGAGCGCGAGATTCCGACAGTGATGGGCAACCACGACCGAGCGGTCGCCAGCGACTCTGGATTCCGGTTCAACGACATGGCGGCCGCGGGGGTCGAACACGCCAAGCAGCGACTCTCCGAGAGTCAACTCGCGTGGCTCGAATCCCTACCGACGACCCGTCGGGAGTTCGGCGACCGCGTCTACGTGGTCCACGGTCACCCCAACGACCCGGACCACTACACCCGGCCCGAGGAGTTCTCGCCGGACCTGCTCGGCGACGAGGACGTGCTGATTATGGGTCACACGCACATCCAACATCACGAAGTGTACGACGAGGGAATCGTGATGAACCCCGGTAGTGTTGGCCAACCACGTGATAGAAACCCCGAGGCCGCCTACGCCGTGCTGGACTTGGACGACCTGTCTGTGGAGGAACAGCGAGTGAGCTACGACGTCGAGGACGTCCAGCGAGCAGTCGAGGACGCTGGGCTCCCGGAACAGATCGGGAGACGTCTCTCTGCTGGTCGGTGA
- a CDS encoding FkbM family methyltransferase, with the protein MANQVSRASIPAPVGQAMLNAGEYELYAALSATSRQIAVPAGPEFELTVLRDSWLSQVADDTGFYEPLTTATLLDELGPSSTFLDVGAGQGYFSFLATHVTDASDVHAFDPHPVRSKVFERNDADLTDSRVNFHPTWVGEDTSDDPPDDHTTNVQSLEKYPKATTDQTTLDRYCVERNVSPSLVKIDVEGGESSVLRGLSSVLERDAPALLVELHPGELRDRFDTDPWSLVERLEAFGYDVRYTNDYNDPVAEWCEDPPEKLRWTSMLYCTI; encoded by the coding sequence ATGGCGAACCAGGTATCGAGAGCGTCGATTCCCGCGCCCGTCGGGCAGGCGATGCTGAACGCGGGCGAGTACGAACTCTACGCGGCACTCTCTGCGACGAGCCGACAGATTGCGGTGCCCGCCGGACCCGAGTTCGAACTGACGGTTCTCCGCGACAGTTGGCTCTCTCAGGTCGCCGACGACACCGGTTTCTACGAACCGCTGACGACCGCCACGCTACTGGACGAACTCGGCCCAAGTTCGACGTTCCTCGACGTTGGCGCAGGACAGGGCTACTTCTCCTTCCTCGCAACCCACGTAACAGACGCGAGCGACGTTCACGCCTTCGACCCGCACCCGGTTCGAAGCAAAGTGTTCGAGCGTAACGACGCGGACCTCACGGACAGTCGAGTGAACTTCCACCCAACGTGGGTCGGCGAGGACACGAGTGACGACCCACCGGACGACCACACGACCAACGTGCAGTCGCTCGAAAAATACCCGAAAGCGACGACCGACCAGACGACGTTGGACCGCTACTGCGTCGAACGGAACGTGTCTCCGTCGCTGGTCAAAATCGACGTGGAGGGTGGCGAGTCGTCTGTTCTTCGGGGACTGTCGAGCGTCCTCGAACGCGACGCACCGGCGCTCCTCGTGGAACTCCATCCGGGCGAACTTCGGGACCGCTTCGACACCGACCCATGGAGTCTGGTCGAGCGACTGGAGGCATTCGGGTACGACGTTCGTTACACCAACGACTACAACGACCCGGTCGCCGAGTGGTGCGAGGACCCACCCGAGAAGTTACGCTGGACTTCGATGCTGTACTGTACCATCTGA
- the mdh gene encoding malate dehydrogenase codes for MTKISVVGAAGTVGAAAAYNIALRDIADELVLVDIPDKEDDTIGQAADVNHGAAYDANTVVRQGDYSATEGSDVVVITAGIPRQPGQTRIDLAGDNAPIMEDIGSSIAEYNDDFVTVTTSNPVDLLNRHLYETGDRAREKVVGFGGRLDSARFRYVLSQRFDEPVQNVEATILGEHGDAQVPVFSKVRVNGKDPEFSDDEKTEILDELKTSAMNVIEKKGATQWGPATGVGHMVEAIVRDTGEVLPGSVKLDGEYGHDDVALGVPIKLGSNGVEEVVEWDLTEFEREQLGEASDKLSEQYEKIE; via the coding sequence ATGACGAAAATCAGCGTGGTCGGCGCGGCAGGCACCGTCGGGGCCGCGGCGGCGTACAACATCGCGCTTCGGGACATCGCGGACGAGTTGGTACTCGTAGACATTCCGGACAAGGAAGACGACACCATCGGACAGGCCGCAGACGTGAACCACGGGGCGGCGTACGACGCGAACACTGTCGTCCGACAGGGCGACTACTCCGCTACCGAGGGTTCGGACGTCGTCGTCATCACGGCGGGCATTCCGCGCCAGCCTGGCCAGACCCGCATCGACCTCGCGGGCGACAACGCGCCCATCATGGAGGACATCGGCTCCTCCATCGCGGAGTACAACGACGACTTCGTGACCGTCACCACGTCGAACCCGGTGGACCTGCTCAACCGCCACCTCTACGAGACGGGCGACCGAGCGCGCGAGAAGGTCGTCGGCTTCGGCGGCCGTCTGGACTCCGCGCGGTTCCGCTACGTCCTGAGCCAGCGATTCGACGAGCCGGTCCAGAACGTCGAAGCGACGATTCTCGGCGAACACGGCGACGCACAGGTGCCCGTGTTCTCGAAGGTCCGAGTCAACGGCAAGGACCCCGAGTTCAGCGACGACGAGAAGACCGAGATTCTGGACGAACTCAAGACGAGCGCGATGAACGTCATCGAGAAGAAGGGCGCGACTCAGTGGGGTCCGGCGACGGGCGTCGGCCACATGGTCGAAGCCATCGTCCGCGACACGGGCGAAGTGCTGCCCGGGTCGGTCAAACTCGACGGCGAGTACGGCCACGACGACGTTGCGCTCGGCGTCCCGATCAAGCTCGGTTCCAACGGCGTCGAAGAGGTCGTCGAGTGGGACCTCACCGAGTTCGAGCGCGAACAGCTCGGCGAGGCCTCCGACAAGCTCTCCGAGCAGTACGAGAAGATAGAATAG
- a CDS encoding Sjogren's syndrome/scleroderma autoantigen 1 family protein → MSDEFDKEAEREKLREKYEADQKDRESTQRMSELLLQGATMTGKHCNNCGDPIFRYDGQEFCPSCQNAAQEAAQAETTETTPTAESAEASGGTETTRPAETDDASQVTPKQDPETRAAAEPATGGDSGDGEPRVEINDVRVAGQHSHDTHRRPPSQQDDQSHGGRESGKNRESVGERGRGRRTARSRSHGATTDGDLADARDSLVRKLTDLARQAEQTDDVSRSRELLAATREAAEALDALDRANR, encoded by the coding sequence ATGAGCGACGAGTTCGACAAAGAGGCCGAGCGAGAGAAACTTCGAGAGAAGTACGAGGCCGACCAGAAGGACCGCGAATCTACCCAGCGGATGAGCGAACTCCTCCTGCAAGGCGCGACGATGACGGGCAAACACTGCAACAACTGCGGCGACCCCATCTTCCGCTACGACGGCCAAGAGTTCTGTCCATCCTGCCAGAACGCCGCACAAGAAGCCGCCCAAGCCGAAACGACAGAGACGACACCGACGGCAGAATCTGCCGAAGCGAGTGGCGGTACCGAAACCACCCGACCAGCCGAAACTGACGACGCCTCCCAAGTAACGCCAAAACAGGACCCGGAGACGAGAGCAGCGGCGGAACCTGCCACCGGGGGCGACTCTGGCGACGGCGAACCCCGCGTCGAAATCAACGACGTTCGTGTCGCTGGTCAGCACTCCCACGACACTCACCGCCGACCGCCGTCACAGCAGGACGACCAGTCTCACGGTGGCCGAGAGTCTGGGAAGAACCGAGAATCCGTCGGAGAGCGCGGTCGCGGCCGCCGAACTGCTCGCAGTCGTTCGCACGGAGCGACCACCGACGGCGACCTCGCCGACGCACGTGACTCGCTCGTCCGCAAACTGACCGACCTCGCCCGGCAGGCCGAGCAGACCGACGACGTCTCCCGCTCGCGCGAACTGCTCGCGGCGACCCGCGAAGCCGCAGAGGCGCTGGACGCCCTCGACCGGGCGAACCGTTAA
- a CDS encoding universal stress protein — MQILVPIDGSDCSFRALEFATEFARRYEASLHVVHITDAETDATDDIADRARELLAEAGIEDQPEVSTDVELTFRPANRVGEGILELVEERGYDHVVMGHHGSGAVERAILGSAAHTVIEEEAVPVTIVP; from the coding sequence ATGCAGATTCTCGTCCCCATCGACGGTTCGGACTGTAGCTTCCGCGCGCTCGAATTCGCCACCGAGTTCGCCCGCCGGTATGAGGCGTCGCTCCACGTCGTTCACATCACCGACGCCGAAACCGACGCCACGGACGACATCGCAGACCGCGCCCGCGAACTACTCGCGGAGGCTGGTATCGAAGACCAACCGGAGGTCTCGACCGACGTAGAACTCACGTTTCGGCCCGCAAACAGGGTCGGCGAAGGGATTCTGGAACTCGTCGAGGAACGCGGCTACGACCACGTCGTCATGGGACACCACGGTTCCGGCGCTGTCGAGCGAGCGATTCTCGGCAGTGCCGCACACACCGTCATCGAAGAAGAGGCGGTTCCAGTGACTATTGTTCCGTAG
- a CDS encoding DEAD/DEAH box helicase, protein MATTGEPDYVEHELLVPEFIERRMYQLQLAGAAKDQHTLVTLPTGLGKTTVSLLVTAERLASIGGKVLFLAPTKPLVTQHAEFYREALNLPDEDIVVFTGEVSPDDRAELWERAKIVIATPQVVENDLVGSRVSLANVTHLTFDECHRATGDYAYNYIAERYHQDAENPLVTGMSASPGGDEEEILDVCENLGIRNVEVMTEEDSDVAEFTHDTEVEWERVELPDEIMEIRDALNEVISDRLEKLKQLGITNKTSADISEKDIRKIQAELQKLIDNDQSEGFKGMSALAEIRKLRTAVTYVETQSVEALRRYFERQRNAARSSGASKASQRFVSEPKVKEAMRRAEDYDGLHPKYSRTRIRLAETLGIEGGQRVIVFTESRDTAEALTDFLGDHFDTHRFVGQGNKEGSDGMTQKQQQETLDKFRNAEFEVLVSTSVAEEGLDVPEVDLVLFYEPVPTAIRSIQRKGRTGRQAKGRVAVLLAEDTRDEAYFWISKRREGKMEEEMKKLKGVAAEVEEELDDSQRQLGDFGSDAGGDEREVEHGLQEFDAGGDEVETVEETEGDEPASETADEASESDSETAAAGEPTESDADKAVVATAEPDDETVEIVADQRELDSNIARDLSTREGVETRLETLEVGDYVLSDRVVVERKSVSDFLDTLTGGDRSMFEQVGDATRHYSRPVVILEGEDLYGERNVHPNAIRGALSSLAVDFGASVLRTTDEADTADLLEVIATREQETDDREVSVHGEKQSKTLTEQQEYVVGSIADIGPVTARALLEEFRSVEAVMTARKDDLLEVQGVGEVTAERIREVVGSDYQA, encoded by the coding sequence ATGGCGACGACCGGGGAGCCCGATTACGTCGAACACGAACTTCTCGTCCCGGAGTTCATCGAGCGGCGGATGTATCAGTTGCAGTTGGCCGGTGCGGCCAAAGACCAACACACGCTCGTCACCCTCCCGACGGGGTTGGGGAAGACGACCGTGAGCCTACTCGTGACCGCCGAGAGACTGGCGAGCATAGGCGGGAAAGTGCTGTTTCTCGCTCCGACGAAGCCGCTCGTCACGCAACACGCCGAGTTCTACCGAGAGGCACTCAACCTTCCCGACGAGGACATCGTAGTGTTCACGGGCGAAGTGTCGCCCGACGACCGCGCGGAACTGTGGGAGCGAGCGAAAATCGTCATCGCCACACCACAAGTCGTGGAGAACGACCTCGTCGGCAGTCGCGTCAGTTTGGCGAACGTCACGCACCTGACCTTCGACGAGTGCCACCGCGCGACCGGCGACTACGCGTACAACTACATCGCCGAGCGCTATCATCAGGACGCGGAGAATCCGCTCGTCACCGGGATGAGCGCGTCTCCCGGCGGCGACGAGGAAGAGATTCTGGACGTGTGTGAGAACCTCGGCATTCGAAACGTCGAAGTGATGACCGAGGAGGACAGCGACGTGGCGGAGTTCACCCACGACACGGAAGTCGAGTGGGAGCGCGTCGAACTCCCCGACGAGATTATGGAGATTCGGGACGCGCTGAACGAGGTCATCAGCGACCGACTGGAGAAGCTCAAACAACTCGGCATCACGAACAAGACCAGTGCGGACATTTCGGAGAAGGACATCCGCAAGATACAGGCCGAGCTCCAGAAACTCATCGACAACGACCAGTCGGAGGGGTTCAAGGGAATGTCCGCACTCGCAGAGATTCGGAAGCTTCGGACGGCAGTGACCTACGTCGAGACCCAGAGCGTCGAAGCACTCAGACGGTACTTCGAGCGCCAACGCAACGCCGCGCGCTCCTCGGGGGCGTCGAAAGCCAGCCAGCGGTTCGTCTCGGAGCCGAAAGTCAAGGAGGCGATGCGCAGAGCCGAAGACTACGACGGTCTCCACCCGAAATACTCCCGTACGCGAATTCGACTGGCCGAGACGCTCGGCATCGAGGGAGGACAGCGCGTCATCGTCTTCACCGAGTCCCGGGACACCGCAGAGGCCCTCACCGACTTCCTCGGCGACCACTTCGACACCCACCGGTTCGTCGGGCAGGGCAACAAGGAGGGAAGCGACGGGATGACCCAGAAACAGCAACAGGAGACCTTGGACAAGTTCCGGAACGCGGAGTTCGAGGTTCTAGTCTCCACGTCCGTCGCCGAAGAGGGTCTCGACGTGCCCGAAGTGGACCTCGTGCTGTTCTACGAACCGGTACCGACCGCGATTCGGTCGATTCAGCGGAAGGGCCGAACAGGCCGTCAGGCGAAAGGGCGCGTGGCGGTTCTCCTCGCCGAAGACACCCGCGACGAAGCCTACTTCTGGATTTCCAAACGCCGCGAGGGGAAGATGGAAGAGGAGATGAAGAAACTGAAGGGCGTCGCCGCCGAGGTCGAAGAAGAGCTAGACGACTCCCAGCGCCAGTTGGGCGACTTCGGGAGTGACGCTGGCGGCGACGAGCGCGAAGTCGAACACGGATTGCAGGAGTTCGACGCAGGCGGCGACGAAGTGGAGACGGTCGAAGAAACGGAAGGCGACGAACCGGCGAGCGAGACAGCAGACGAGGCGTCCGAATCCGACAGCGAGACTGCCGCGGCAGGCGAACCGACCGAGTCCGACGCGGACAAAGCCGTCGTCGCCACCGCCGAACCGGACGACGAAACGGTCGAAATCGTCGCCGACCAGCGCGAACTCGACTCTAACATCGCGCGAGACCTCTCGACTCGCGAGGGTGTCGAGACACGTCTGGAAACCCTCGAAGTCGGCGACTACGTGCTGTCCGACCGCGTCGTGGTCGAGCGCAAGTCCGTGAGCGACTTCCTCGACACGCTGACCGGCGGCGACCGCTCGATGTTCGAACAGGTGGGCGACGCGACCCGCCACTACTCGCGGCCAGTCGTGATTCTGGAGGGCGAAGACCTCTACGGCGAGCGCAACGTCCACCCGAACGCGATTCGAGGCGCGCTCTCCTCGCTGGCCGTCGATTTCGGTGCGAGCGTCCTCCGAACGACCGACGAAGCGGACACCGCCGACTTGCTGGAGGTCATCGCCACCCGCGAACAGGAGACCGACGACCGTGAAGTGTCGGTCCACGGCGAAAAGCAGAGCAAGACGCTCACCGAGCAACAGGAGTACGTCGTCGGGTCCATCGCGGACATCGGCCCGGTCACCGCCCGCGCACTGCTAGAGGAGTTCAGGAGCGTCGAAGCAGTCATGACCGCCCGGAAAGACGATTTGCTGGAAGTCCAAGGCGTCGGCGAAGTGACCGCCGAGCGGATTCGAGAAGTGGTTGGTAGTGATTACCAAGCGTAG
- a CDS encoding DsrE family protein → MKAVFHQSTDDPGLHDRVLGNVANLLDDETMELDSVALVANSGGLELLLEDSPYRERVERLRERGVQFKQCENTIEGTDISESDLVSGVELVSSGVGELTRLQSSRYAYITP, encoded by the coding sequence ATGAAAGCCGTGTTCCACCAATCGACTGACGACCCAGGCCTTCACGACCGCGTTCTCGGTAACGTCGCCAATCTGCTGGACGACGAGACAATGGAACTCGATTCGGTTGCACTCGTCGCCAACAGCGGTGGTCTCGAACTGCTGTTGGAGGACTCACCGTACCGAGAGCGAGTCGAACGACTACGGGAGCGAGGCGTTCAGTTCAAACAGTGTGAGAACACCATCGAAGGAACCGATATTAGCGAATCGGACCTTGTATCGGGAGTCGAACTGGTTTCCTCCGGCGTCGGGGAACTCACCCGACTCCAGTCGTCGAGGTACGCTTACATCACCCCCTAA
- a CDS encoding TSUP family transporter, which translates to MSTSESQIDVEQFLTNLRSFEYREVMMVFATLAVVAGSVLLYPGAENVTKGLQSNVSAGLLALFVLVAVVAGAVKGMIGFGYALITTPIFASVIDPTLAVVVLAIPPWMINMFQIGETDTGLEFVREEWALMLLAVVGSVVGVGFLAEFSTGPIVPFLIGIVIFGYVLFQVGQNFVRIEEAHHPVALGVAGALEGFLLAVANLGPLLPAYFHTFERDTERYIGGLSMVLGTIFTVRIIQMALFTDLLTTYRLWLGCVIAVVTVVGLLVGTYLRRLEIDERKFNWFVVALLFVISLNIFRNTVPALFF; encoded by the coding sequence ATGAGTACGAGTGAGTCACAGATAGACGTCGAACAGTTTCTCACGAACCTCCGGTCGTTCGAGTACCGTGAGGTGATGATGGTATTCGCGACGCTTGCCGTGGTCGCTGGGTCGGTACTGCTGTACCCCGGAGCGGAGAACGTCACGAAGGGCCTCCAGTCGAACGTCTCGGCCGGATTGCTCGCGCTGTTCGTCCTCGTCGCCGTCGTCGCTGGCGCCGTCAAGGGAATGATCGGGTTCGGGTACGCACTCATCACGACGCCCATCTTCGCGTCGGTCATCGACCCGACGCTCGCCGTCGTCGTCCTCGCCATCCCGCCGTGGATGATAAACATGTTCCAGATAGGCGAGACCGACACGGGGCTCGAATTTGTCCGCGAAGAGTGGGCGTTGATGCTTCTGGCCGTCGTGGGTTCCGTCGTGGGCGTCGGCTTTCTCGCGGAGTTCTCCACCGGCCCTATCGTGCCGTTCCTCATCGGCATCGTCATCTTCGGCTACGTCCTCTTCCAAGTCGGACAGAATTTCGTCCGAATCGAGGAGGCCCATCATCCCGTCGCTCTCGGCGTCGCGGGTGCCCTCGAAGGGTTCCTGCTGGCAGTGGCGAATCTCGGTCCACTGCTACCGGCGTACTTCCACACGTTCGAACGCGACACCGAACGATACATCGGCGGTCTCTCGATGGTTCTGGGAACCATCTTCACGGTTCGAATCATCCAAATGGCGCTGTTCACGGACCTGCTGACGACGTATCGCCTCTGGCTCGGTTGCGTCATCGCCGTCGTCACCGTCGTCGGGTTGCTCGTGGGGACGTATCTGCGCCGACTCGAAATAGACGAACGGAAGTTCAACTGGTTCGTCGTGGCGCTGTTGTTCGTCATCTCGCTCAACATCTTCCGGAACACGGTTCCGGCGCTGTTCTTCTAA
- a CDS encoding dolichol kinase, producing MTSEVKRRLVHVAGTGYPALYLLGLATYEQLRYLLVFSSLVALALEVVRLFVGLDWRIFDELTREYEQDNLAGYALYLFGMTLAALAFEPRVAIPAMLMLTIADPISGLASSGDLGVKATHTLLLTFGVCMLIASLSGLPVVTAILGALAATLADGAKPVIAGYVIDDNLTIPVGAAVVIYLSLQFVPPVV from the coding sequence GTGACGAGCGAGGTCAAGCGCCGACTGGTACACGTCGCCGGGACGGGCTATCCGGCGCTGTACTTGCTCGGACTGGCGACCTACGAGCAACTGCGTTACCTGCTGGTGTTCAGTTCGCTGGTCGCGCTCGCGCTCGAAGTCGTCAGGCTGTTCGTCGGACTCGACTGGCGTATCTTCGACGAACTGACCCGCGAGTACGAGCAGGACAACCTCGCTGGCTACGCGCTGTACCTGTTCGGGATGACCCTCGCCGCGCTGGCGTTCGAACCACGCGTAGCGATTCCGGCGATGCTGATGCTGACTATCGCCGACCCCATCAGCGGGCTAGCGAGTTCCGGAGACTTAGGCGTCAAAGCGACTCATACCTTGCTGCTGACCTTCGGAGTCTGCATGCTCATCGCCAGTCTGTCGGGACTTCCGGTGGTCACGGCGATTTTGGGCGCGCTCGCGGCGACGTTGGCCGACGGCGCGAAACCGGTCATCGCGGGCTACGTCATCGACGACAACCTGACGATTCCGGTCGGTGCAGCAGTAGTGATTTATCTCTCGTTGCAGTTCGTGCCCCCCGTGGTGTAA